Within Trichoderma atroviride chromosome 2, complete sequence, the genomic segment CGGCACCCTGGTCGTTGTGGCCCGCGTAGATGATTCGCGTTGGGTTGTGCAGGAAGTGCAAGACTTCATTCGTGATCCAGGGCCGTCGCATTGCTCTCAGAATATCGGTTTGAGTCTTATCATATGCAACAATGACGGGTATCGTCTCGTACAGCTTCGAGAACGTCATTACCTGCCCCAGCAGACTGTCGCCAGAAAGCTGCTGGTCGATTGAAATAACATCCACGACAAGGTACCGAAATCCTAGCGTCTTGCCGAGGATTATTGCACTCCACATATTGCGGGACGCATGATCTTCTTGGTCTGTGTCCCATCGCCACGAGAGAACGGCGGCCTCATCCGGTCTTTCAGTGGGTATTTGGATGACTTCGGTCGGAAGCTGCTTCCACGTAGTGTATCCATCTCTTGCAACTTGACACAAGTCGCCCTCAGTGATCTTGTCAACAACGAGTGCTGACCATTTAGAGGGATGCATTGCGTTCTGTTTATTAGCACAGAGCAGTCGGCTCTGGTTGTTATGCTCTATTCGGAAGTCGGCTTTATCGAGTATCCACCGCTACGAGTCTAGCGGGACGAGAATAAGTTAGGGAAAGATAtaggaagagaagaaaaattgcAAGAGAATCCAAGACGTTGGGCGGAAATTGGGCGGGAAATCATTGGTGTAGGTAGGTGGAGGAGTGCTTACAAACACTTGGATCTATCAAAGCTAATTGATACAGCCAAGTCCAGGTTCAGCGTCCGCATTCTTAATATAGAGATTTATCCAGATTAGGCAGGTGGGATTGGAGCACAGTGCACTATTGTCCAGCGAAAGTCCCTTCCATAACAGCAGCCGGAATTGGCTGACCTAACTTATGCCTAAGGCAGCAGCATGATGCCATATAACCAACTGTCCGCAAATGGCTTACGTTTCCTGTTCTGGCTTTTCCACCACGGCCACAACCCTTTGAAGTCATGGCTCCTCAACTTGAAAAATACATGCACAGGCTAATATTAGCCAAAATCCGCGGAGGAGATTCAAACGAAGAAATATCCGAAGACATATCCAGTCCTGACCGCATCGTCACTCCCCGTGCCATCCGTAGAATCCGATCGACATACACTCGATATGGGACCGCGACCACTCCAGCGAAGCGTACTGGTCCGGATCCCAAGATAACCCCGTTAATGCTAGATGCACTGTATATCTAGATTGCGAAAGAACAAAATTAGTTGCTAGTTTATAGTTAATCTAGTTTATCTTACCTTATAAACTTGTTGTTGTAATTAAACAGATTGGGttgtattattattatacttaaagaAATAGTAATTGCTTGGTTTTAATTAGTTGTCTAGAATATAGTATTTCCTTTCCAAGGCCTGCTGTCGCAACCAAGTGTTGTTGGGTTATgatagtttattataaaatcCCTAAACTAAATCTAGAAACTCTAGgactatttattataaaatccCTAAACTAAATCTAGAAACTCTGGGACTCCAATCCCACCATGCTTGTATCTCATATGATCATATACCTGTTCCCCTTTGGGAAAGGTTTGCAAGCATACCCAGCAAATATGTGTTTCACAAGCCGAGCAGGTCATATGGTTGCAGCCGAACGTTTTCTCAATCAATGTACCACAATTGGGACAATCCTTAATACCGAGCTCCTTCTTAGCTGCCTGCAGTGCCTTGTAATCACCAGATAAGTGGTAATGGTGCTCAGCACAGGTTAGACCATCGTGAGAGACATTGCAGGCTGTGCAAACTGTAACAAGACATGATGGACATTTGAACATGGAGCTTTCACTAGTAATAGCTGTGCTATCATTGCTCCTTGCTGGTCTTGCCGCTCGATAGATTTGCCCACAGTCTGGAGTAGGGCAGTATTGAAAATCACTCGGATGGCGTGCTACATGTGTTGTAAACGCGGCCTCTAACATGTCTTCTAGGGCTGTTGATGAAAGGTGCACTTGAAGCTCTGTAAGGAGGAGAACCTTATTGCAATTGCCGGCATCACCTTGACAACAGATACCGGGACCTGATTTGACGCCAGCAAAGCACAAATCCTCTAAGCAACCGCTGCAGTAAAGGTGCTTGCAAGTCGTCTGTATCGGGTTGTCGGCTGGTGTCCAGCAAATAACGCAGTCACTGATGGAGACAGGTTCCGACTTTTCCCCCAACACTGCTTGTTCACGTTGCAGGATCTCCCGCGCAATGATTAAATCAGCCTTGGATCCCACCACGAGAATGCGGCGTGGACTAGAGGCGATGTCCAAGATAACTTTGTCATTCCCGATAGCCTCTGCCATGGCTCGGTAACCACCTTTGAAGGCCCAGGAGAATTGTGGCACATCAAGCTCAATGACATGGATAGAGATTGGATGCGCATTGGCAAGCTTACTGACTGCTAGCTGCGCTTTTTCATGTCGTAGCTGGGGACCAAAGAGTCGAAGTTGGGATTTACGTTTGTCGCGAACAATGAGAACACCAAGCTCACGCTCAAGCTGCTTTATACTCTGATAAGCGTCGCCGTTGGTTGCAAAGGAAGGGGCCCATATAGGTTTTCCATCCTTCATCATGACTTCTCCACTGATAATTTTCTCCAGAGTGGTCTTAGCCCTGGCGACATCACCACCGTTTTCTCCTTCAATTTTCACGACCTGGAGGCCTTGAGTAGGAGGATATGCGGTACAGAGCACATGCTGTGCCGCCCATGCTTTCTTATGGTCTGTCAGCTCTTGTTCAACGGCGTCATAGATTCGAGCCAAAATCTTGAACCTTGCTGAGTGTACAAGTTGTACTGTAAGTTTGCCAGTTTTGTTAAACGACAGAGGCTCATTATGAAACAACTTGACAGCTTGTAGCGCATCCGCATCATTCATGAACCAAGCCTTTGCCTTGAAGCGCTTCCCGGGTATCTCAAGGCTCCCTTCCCACTTCTCCAATGGCCCAACTGTGAGTAGTAAGGATTCGATCAATGCGTTTGCCATTGGCAGGTCAACGTCATAGCTTGCAGCGCTCAGCTCCACATGACGTGGAGCCATTGCGGCAGGGATAGCTCTTGTAATATCCTCCTTCTTAGCAAGCGCTGGAACGTTTGAAAGCCTGAGGGTCCAAGCTAACGGGTTCCTACTACCCGCACCGCGTGTAGGCCCTTCGCAGTGAACGCTTTGGTCGAGAATTTTATATGTGCCCGCAGAGAACTTCAAGCCAACTTTTCCGGCTACTCCTCCGGTGCCAAAGTTCAACCAAGCGGTCTTGGTTGGCTTGTGCCAGGAGCAATATACTTTCTTCGAATCGATTCGACGGTGGTTGGTCGCCTGAGATATTGAGGCATTGATTGGAACCGCTATGGGAGAACCGTGCCTCTTCGAACCCAGTAGCCCACAAAGACGTATGGAAAATTGAGGGTCTTCGACCCTTACATCGGCACTGCAATGCGAACTGTCTGTTGGTCTAGATATGCGAACGCAATCTTCAGGCACGGTAAAGTCGAATGAGGTAAGAAGAGTAACCACAGACTTTGCAGTTGTAAATTGAGGTAGGTTACTGATGCGGACTGCAGAAAAGTCAGATGGAAAGCTAACTTgggagacgacggcgccaTCTCCGAAGCGGACCAGAGCGCCTTTGAGCTCCCGACACCAGTTTTCGGTGATTGAATCATCCTAGCCACCAATAAGTACTCATctataaaataaaacctaTTCAGTAATCCAAATACCTCCACTTCCATTTTGGAATCTGCAACATCCTGTGGATTATCGTGTGCAAATGGACACTTTTCGTTCTTTGCACACATTCCACGTAGATAGAATCGACAAGATATGCGTGAGCGCGTGTCTCCTTGCGGCGTGGCATCGCTAAGACCACTGAGGCTTTTCGGATCGGTGTAGGCAACATTCTCTTTTTCGTTTGCCGCATGAGAGAACGGGCAACTGGTACCATTACGGCAGCGGCGTTGAACGAAAAATTGGCATGGTATAGAGGACCGCCGATCCGTTTGTGGCGGCCCAGCCTCCAGAGTTTGGTTCCAAGCTTCCATGAGAGCTTGTGGGCTTTGAATGATTCAACGCTGATTTTGATCAAGCTCTCATGTTTGTTGCCCAATCCTCTGGAATCGGGCGATGCGGGTGTTGGGCTATGGTGACACAATGCCTAATGCCACGTGACGCAGCCTTGTCGTTGAAGTGTCTGGTTCCATACATGTATGGGAGGAAACTCATGTACCGGGATGTGGATAACGATCCGAAAATCCGCCCAGCCAATAGGGCACCCAACAAATAGGGCACCCAACAATGACCTAGTAAACGAGCCCATGGACGAGCATGAGCGTCGCACATAGGTAGAATGCGAATCACTCCCTCCAATTGTACTCGAGATTGGCACCTCAGTGTTTATTTCTACTTTAGACAGTTCCACCAGAACGCGCCGCTGGTTTCAGCATTGCCACTATGGCTCTTCAGCCTGGCATTGAGTTAGGATACAGCTTCTATTctttataaagcttattgGTACTATATGAGGAAATGCAATCTGTATTTGTGTTTACATATTGGAGGATACTTTGTAGGAAAGGAATGTTGAGAAGCTGTCATGGCTGCGGTACGTCTTGCCCTCGTGAAGCACTTGGAGTCGTTCGCGACTACTTGCTGTCCGGCCTGATCATTATTGATAAGGGGCAATTCTCTGCTAGCAACAAGTGAACCCGATCGTCTGCAAGTCTGTATCGTGTCTGCTTGCAGCTACGAACCGAATCTTTTCTTGGAGCCCCGAATTTTGTGTCCCTCTGGAAACTCCTCGTGCGGTCCCAGGTGTTGGCTACAGTTACGTAGTTCCAGTACAACCAAACAGGTCGCTATAGATTCTCAGAGATTTTGCCAAGAAAGCTACTCAGAACTTTCTGAATCGCGAGTGGCTCGTCAGCTGAAGGATTATGACCAGAACTTTCGAAAACTACAAGCTCGCTCCTGGATATTCCTTGGTGAATCTCCTCTGAATCTTCAACGGGACAGATGGGATCGTGACGTCCAGCGATTACCAAAGTGGGGGTATTAATTTGATGAAGCTTGTTGCGGACGTCAAATCGAGGCACGCTGGATGACCAAGCGGCATTATGCACCTCCCAGCGCATTTTGAAGTCATCTCCAGCACCCTCAAAAGCTGCAGGACCCTCTTCCTCGTTCATTTCCTTTGCGGGCGTGTATATAGCAAGGATCTCTGCCAACCCATTTGCGCCATCTTCATTATCTCTGACATTGCCAGACCACATCCTTACCTGGCGATCAAGGTCAGGGCTGATTCGTGGCGAAGTAAAAATGTTCTTCAGGATACGTAAGCTTCCCCTGAATCCACAGGCCCAAGTGTTGCGCAAGATTAGGCCTAAAAGTCGGTCAGGATACGTCAAAGCGTATCCGAGAGCAAGAAAGCCACCATATGAACCCCCTGCAAGTATGAATGTCTCAACGCCGGCCCAGGCTCTATAGTGTCTTGTTAGAACATTGCTTGACAGCTTGAACTACGGAATGAATGTCTTACCTGATCTCATCCAGATCAGAAATCCACTGCTCATCTGCTAATGAGCCCTGGGAATCACTCTTCCCGCTTCCCCTTGCATCGTATACGAGCACGCGTAACTTGTCTGCGAGAAAGGCAAACGAAGCAAGTGGCTCATTGAGGCTCGAAAGTCCGGGTGCACCATGAAGGGCTATCAACAACGGTCTATCTGTATGTTCGTCGCCTAGTAGCTTGACGCGGATGTTTGTTCCATCGTTTAGAGTAATGGTTTTTTCGATGGATGACATTTCTTAAAGAGATGGTATGTAGTATAATCAAGTCGTCTACTTTGCTTTGCTGTGCGAAGGCTATTGTCGAGCTCTTAAACGCTTAGTTTACTCGCGTTGGGGCATTGCAGGATTTATGCTGAAGCAGAACCGGTACAGGGCCAACATCCAAGATACGTTCAGTCGGTATTCAAGGCCGCATTTGTAAGCTCATTATCGTCAATCTTTCCACTCTGATCGGCAGTCCGAGTCAATAAGGGGTTGGGACATACGTCGCCCACCGAGATACTGAAAAAGGCAATTCTCGCTGAGCGGGATGCTACTAATCCAAAACCGGCATGTTGAGCACGCAGACAAAGCCGACGTGAATGACGCGCTGCGCTCGAGACCAAGTATAAACAGAAGGTCTATTTATGCGAAACATCTCTTCTCGATGAAAACTTGCCGATTATCTGTATTGCCCCAATCATCATAATGAATGTTAAATGTGCGATTGAAAGCCACCAAAGCGAAGGGATTGTCGCTTGGAAAGAGCATCCGGCAAATCCACAAAACTGGACcagaggaaagaaaacagTCAATTTGGGAATTGTCTCTCTCCTGGCATTTATCACGTACAAGGAACCTATCTCTTTATGCATTTGATCGCATGCTGATTACTCTATAGGCCTCTTGAGTCCTCCATCATTGTGCCCGGCGTTCCTCTTCTACAGAAGGACTTTCACGAAACAAGTCATTTGATAACTTCACTTGTTGTATCTATATTCGTTCTAGGATTTGCATTTGGCCCCATTCTCTTGTCACCATTGTCGGAGCTCTATGGAAGGAGGTTGGTGCTTAATGTCTGCAACGTGGCTACGCTCGCTTTCTCGATCGCCAGTGCAAGCGCCCCTAACATCGCCTCATTTATCGTCTTCCGATTCATCGCAGGCAGCTTCGGGGCTGGGCCGATGAATATTGGCGGTGGCAGTATCGCCGACCAAGTATCATTCGACAGAAGAGGAACAGTTATGTCTATCTTCTTCACAGGCATCTTCTTGGGACCTGTTCTAGGGTATGTGCCATGCCACAAATATGGATGGTCAATTAACAATAAGTGTTTAGGCCTGTGATTGGCGGTTTTGTTGCACATGCTcttggctggcgctgggtATTTTGGCTTATGGCAATTGTGGTATAGTGACATTATAGTTCGTTCGCCGTGTTGGCCTAAAGCGCTAATCAATATTATAGAAGGGCGTAATAACTATTGTGACGTTGCTATTTCTTTCTGAAAGTCATGCACCAACAATTCAActgaaaagagaaagggaagGGGGAACATGTTCAACAGACATGCCTGTCATAGATGCAACCGAAAGGAAGAAACTTCTTATACGATCGCTTATTAGACCCATCAGGATGTTGACTCAAAGCCCCATAGTGGCAGGTCTTTCTCTATACCTCGCGCTAATCTACGGTTATTTATACCTGCTCTTCACCACGTTCTCGACCATTTTCCCGCAACAATACGGCTTTAGCACCGAGACCCTCGGATTGGCTTTTCTTGGCATGGGCGTTGGCCAGTTATTGGCACTTCTTTTATTATCGTGGCTTAGCGACTGGCTACAAGAAAGGCTGACCAAGAGATatggaaaagcaaaaccaGAGTACCTACCAAACATGCCGAGTGCTAGAAAGAAATTACTGACATGGGTAGTAGATACCGACTATTGCCTATCGTGCTTGGAATTCCACTACTTCCAGCCGGCCTGTTTGTGTATGGATGGACCACCGAATATAGAGTCCATTGGATGGCTCCCATCGTGTCCTCGGGATTCATTGGGGCAGGGCTTATATTCACCTTTGTAAGTAAAGCTCGTTCTTGACAAACCCATCACCCGCGCACACTAATAATATCGTCAAGTTGCCTACACAAATATACATGATCGATGCTTTTACAGCTTTTGCTGCTAGCGCGCTCGCAGCGACAAGCATTGTGCGTAGCATCGTGGGAGGAATTTTACCCATGGCTGGTTTGCCTCTATACGAAGCGCTCGGCTACGGTTGGGTAAGTCTAAAAGTGCTACTTATACATTGTTCTCACAGTAACATAGTGCACAGGGTAATTCCGTCCTCGGGTTTATTGCCATCATACTATCTGCCGCACCGTTACTTTTTTGGAAATATGGAGAAACTCTGCGAAAGAAATATACCGTGTCTTTTGATTGAGGAGAATATAGATATGTGGCTCCGAATACAATACGATATGAGTTACATATTCGAATGGCTTGGAGCGTTTTCATCCGAGTCTCCCCTTGGGCAGTCTAGTCTCGTTTTTCTTCAGCGATTGCAATAAACTCTGCTTGTCTTTTCAAGCTGACAGCTACCTTTAATAGCCACTCCAGATTGAGtttgccagcttctcctAGCTCTAAA encodes:
- a CDS encoding uncharacterized protein (EggNog:ENOG41): MEAWNQTLEAGPPQTDRRSSIPCQFFVQRRCRNGTSCPFSHAANEKENVAYTDPKSLSGLSDATPQGDTRSRISCRFYLRGMCAKNEKCPFAHDNPQDVADSKMEVEDDSITENWCRELKGALVRFGDGAVVSQVSFPSDFSAVRISNLPQFTTAKSVVTLLTSFDFTVPEDCVRISRPTDSSHCSADVRVEDPQFSIRLCGLLGSKRHGSPIAVPINASISQATNHRRIDSKKVYCSWHKPTKTAWLNFGTGGVAGKVGLKFSAGTYKILDQSVHCEGPTRGAGSRNPLAWTLRLSNVPALAKKEDITRAIPAAMAPRHVELSAASYDVDLPMANALIESLLLTVGPLEKWEGSLEIPGKRFKAKAWFMNDADALQAVKLFHNEPLSFNKTGKLTVQLVHSARFKILARIYDAVEQELTDHKKAWAAQHVLCTAYPPTQGLQVVKIEGENGGDVARAKTTLEKIISGEVMMKDGKPIWAPSFATNGDAYQSIKQLERELGVLIVRDKRKSQLRLFGPQLRHEKAQLAVSKLANAHPISIHVIELDVPQFSWAFKGGYRAMAEAIGNDKVILDIASSPRRILVVGSKADLIIAREILQREQAVLGEKSEPVSISDCVICWTPADNPIQTTCKHLYCSGCLEDLCFAGVKSGPGICCQGDAGNCNKVLLLTELQVHLSSTALEDMLEAAFTTHVARHPSDFQYCPTPDCGQIYRAARPARSNDSTAITSESSMFKCPSCLVTVCTACNVSHDGLTCAEHHYHLSGDYKALQAAKKELGIKDCPNCGTLIEKTFGCNHMTCSACETHICWVCLQTFPKGEQVYDHMRYKHGGIG
- a CDS encoding uncharacterized protein (MEROPS:MER0025512) — protein: MSSIEKTITLNDGTNIRVKLLGDEHTDRPLLIALHGAPGLSSLNEPLASFAFLADKLRVLVYDARGSGKSDSQGSLADEQWISDLDEIRAWAGVETFILAGGSYGGFLALGYALTYPDRLLGLILRNTWACGFRGSLRILKNIFTSPRISPDLDRQVRMWSGNVRDNEDGANGLAEILAIYTPAKEMNEEEGPAAFEGAGDDFKMRWEVHNAAWSSSVPRFDVRNKLHQINTPTLVIAGRHDPICPVEDSEEIHQGISRSELVVFESSGHNPSADEPLAIQKVLSSFLGKISENL